From the genome of Papaver somniferum cultivar HN1 chromosome 2, ASM357369v1, whole genome shotgun sequence, one region includes:
- the LOC113350451 gene encoding protein phosphatase 2C 77-like, with translation MEEMSAAMAVPFRLGNLICDSSVIATHVGITSLKLITDTASLISDTSRANQLLLESFDGGYENCSNQVDLMSLRGQEEDNRGRGQEESLLKMVPESEGSMVVADSIVQESEEDDNLSLGGGDLVHDSSCSLSVTSDTSSLCGDEFLTLESASELNRTISMEIDNLEEPRIQREAHSDLVTEAEVKRRVEDDSNCIGSTSSLQVGQDRRTDGPVSRSVSALGSLPRWGSVSICGRRPEMEDAFSVVPQFFSVPQEMLFCDGMVNGANPNFLSHSTGHFFGVYDGHGGPQVADYCRDRFHLALVEELETVKQEFCNGVEIKTDWQMKWEKAITNCFRKVDAEIGATPSSGEGSSEPIAPDTVGSTAVVAMVFSSHLIVSNCGDSRAVLCRGKEAMALSDDHKPNREDEYARIEAAGGKVINWNGSRVFGVLAMSRSIGDKYLKPSVIPDPEVMFVPRKKEDGCLILASDGLWDVMTNEEACEAARKRIFAWHKKNGTTDSPCEERGDGGIDLAAQAAAEYLSKLAIQKGSKDNITVVVVDLKPHRKYKSKT, from the exons ATGGAGGAGATGTCGGCGGCGATGGCAGTGCCATTCAGGTTAGGTAATTTAATATGTGATAGCTCAGTGATAGCAACCCATGTAGGAATCACAAGTCTTAAGTTGATAACGGATACGGCTAGTTTGATATCTGATACTTCTAGAGCAAATCAGCTGTTGCTAGAGTCCTTTGATGGCGGATACGAGAATTGCAGTAATCAAGTTGATTTAATGAGTCTGCGAggacaagaagaggataatagAGGAAGAGGACAGGAAGAATCTTTGCTTAAGATGGTTCCTGAAAGTGAAGGCAGTATGGTCGTGGCTGATTCCATAGTTCAGGAAAGCGAGGAGGATGATAATTTGTCACTTGGTGGCGGTGATCTGGTACATGATAGTTCGTGCTCTCTTTCAGTCACTAGTGATACAAGTAGCTTATGTGGGGATGAGTTTTTAACACTGGAATCTGCTTCTGAGTTAAACAGGACGATTTCTATGGAGATTGACAATTTAGAGGAACCAAGGATTCAGAGGGAAGCCCATAGCGATCTTGTTACAGAAGCCGAAGTTAAAAGACGGGTTGAAGATGATTCTAATTGTATAGGGTCGACATCTTCTCTTCAGGTGGGTCAGGATAGGAGGACTGATGGCCCAGTTAGCCGAAGTGTGTCTGCATTGGGTTCTTTACCTCGTTGGGGTTCCGTCTCTATCTGTGGAAGAAGACCAGAAATGGAAGATGCTTTTTCTGTTGTACCTCAATTTTTCAGTGTTCCTCAAGAGATGTTATTCTGTGACGGTATGGTCAATGGagcaaacccaaattttttgagtCACTCAACTGGTCATTTTTTTGGAGTTTACGATGGACATGGGGGTCCTCAG GTTGCCGATTACTGCCGTGATCGTTTTCATTTAGCTTTAGTTGAGGAACTTGAAACCGTAAAACAAGAATTTTGCAAtggagtagaaatcaagactgattggcagatgaaatgggagaaagctATCACCAATTGCTTTAGGAAAGTCGATGCTGAGATTGGGGCTACCCCAAGTAGTGGGGAAGGTAGTTCAGAACCTATTGCTCCAGATACTGTTGGGTCTACTGCTGTGGTTGCGATGGTTTTTTCATCTCATCTTATAGTTTCAAACTGCGGTGATTCAAGAGCAGTGCTCTGTCGTGGCAAAGAAGCAATGGCGTTGTCAGATGATCACAAA CCGAATAGAGAGGATGAATATGCAAGAATCGAAGCAGCTGGAGGGAAGGTCATAAATTGGAATGGATCTAGAGTTTTTGGTGTTTTGGCAATGTCGAGGTCCATTG GTGATAAGTATCTAAAGCCATCAGTCATTCCTGATCCAGAAGTCATGTTTGTTCCTCGAAAGAAAGAAGACGGGTGTCTTATTCTAGCAAGTGATGGGTTATGGGATGTCATGACCAATGAAGAAGCATGTGAAGCAGCACGAAAACGAATATTTGCTTGGCACAAGAAGAATGGGACGACTGATTCACCTTGCGAAGAAAGAGGTGATGGTGGAATTGATCTTGCCGCTCAAGCAGCAGCAGAGTACCTGTCGAAGCTCGCTATCCAAAAGGGAAGTAAAGACAATATTACTGTGGTTGTCGTGGACCTGAAACCACATAGAAAGTACAAGAGTAAAACCTAA
- the LOC113350447 gene encoding mitogen-activated protein kinase kinase 2-like has product MEDTKVKAKKKNFAPKLQLSVPRSDDVSFAKFLTQSGTFKEGDLLVNKDGVRIVQQNEAEAAPPIKPSDNQQLSLADIDIIKVIGKGSSGIVQLIRHKWTGQFFALKAIQVNFQETLVKQIAQELKINQSAQCTNVAICYQSFYENGVISIVLEYMDGGSLSDFLKKVISIPEPYLAAICKQVLKGLLYLHHDKHIIHRDMKPSNLLINHRGEVKITDFGVSAILATTSAERNTFVGTYNYMSPERITGSAYGYKSDIWSLGLVILECATGQFPYSPSAKEEGWDNCYELMEAIVDRELPYAPPEQFSPEFCSFISACLQKDPKDRLAADELMEHAFIKKYEDKDVNLASYFADAGSPLATFGMPI; this is encoded by the exons atggaAGATACTAAAGTTAAggcgaagaagaagaattttgctCCAAAGCTTCAACTATCTGTACCACGTTCTGATGATGTTTCATTCGCCAAATTCTT GACTCAGAGTGGGACATTTAAAGAAGGTGATTTGCTTGTTAATAAAGATGGAGTAAGGATTGTTCAGCAGAATGAAGCTGAAGCT GCACCTCCAATAAAGCCTTCAGATAATCAACAGTTGAGCTTAGCTGATATTGACATAATTAAAGTCATTGGAAAGGGAAGTAGTGGGATTGTTCAGCTCATTCGTCATAAATGGACTGGTCAATTTTTCGCATTGAAG GCTATCCAAGTAAATTTTCAAGAGACACTAGTTAAACAAATAGCGCAAGAATTGAAAATCAATCAGTCAGCACAATGCACCAATGTTGCTATATGTTACCAATCGTTCTATGAAAATGGTGTTATTTCTATAGTTTTGGAGTACATGGACGGTGGATCTCTATCTGATTTTTTGAAGAAAGTCATATCGATTCCAGAGCCGTATCTTGCTGCCATTTGTAAGCAG GTGCTCAAGGGATTGTTGTATCTCCACCATGATAAACACATAATCCACAGGGACATGAAGCCGTCTAATCTGTTGATTAATCATAGAGGAGAAGTCAAGATAACAGATTTTGGTGTGAGTGCTATACTAGCGACCACTTCTGCTGAGAGGAATACCTTTGTTGGGACTTACAACTATATGTCT CCCGAGAGAATCACTGGAAGCGCATATGGCTACAAAAGTGATATCTGGAGCTTGGGGCTAGTTATATTGGAATGTGCCACAGGTCAATTTCCATATTCACCATCTGCAAAAGAGGAAGGATGGGACAATTGTTATGAGCTCATGGAAGCAATTGTTGATCGAGAACTTCCTTACGCACCTCCTGAACAATTCTCTCCCGAATTCTGCTCATTTATCTCAGCATG CCTGCAGAAAGACCCAAAAGATAGACTGGCAGCAGATGAACTAATG GAACATGCTTTCATTAAAAAGTACGAAGATAAGGATGTCAATCTCGCATCTTACTTTGCGGATGCCGGATCCCCATTAGCCACTTTTGGAATGCCTATCTG A
- the LOC113350448 gene encoding enoyl-CoA delta isomerase 2, peroxisomal-like, with amino-acid sequence MCSLEKNGNIFILTLTGDDEHRLHPTLIESIQTALKQVRKEAKPGSVLITTAQGKFFSNGEDLKYAAAAGSATGTYDRIREMSDSFKFVVADLLSLPMPTVAAVSGHAAAAGFILALSHDYVLMRKDKGILYMSELNIGLTLSDYFMALLKSKIPSSSVRRHVLLQCVKIKADKAVEMGIIDFAYDTAEESQEAALKLAVKLGFNKWNGGVYADIRMNSIPEILGLLPISNRLYQPSLSFENQISFPATTVISKAPIPIPTGLEVC; translated from the coding sequence ATGTGCAGTCTAGAGAAGAATGGTAACATTTTCATCCTGACCTTAACTGGCGATGACGAACACCGGCTACATCCAACGTTAATCGAATCAATCCAAACCGCTCTTAAACAAGTTCGCAAAGAAGCAAAGCCTGGCTCAGTTTTGATCACAACAGCACAAGGAAAATTCTTCTCAAACGGCGAGGATCTCAAGTACGCTGCAGCTGCCGGTTCTGCCACTGGGACGTACGATCGGATTCGCGAGATGTCAGATAGTTTCAAATTTGTCGTTGCTGATCTTCTGTCGCTTCCGATGCCCACCGTAGCTGCTGTTTCTGGTCATGCTGCCGCAGCTGGATTCATCCTTGCACTGAGCCATGACTATGTATTGATGAGGAAAGACAAAGGGATTTTGTATATGAGTGAGTTGAATATTGGGCTAACTTTATCTGATTATTTCATGGCTTTGTTGAAATCAAAGATTCCGTCTTCGAGTGTTCGCAGGCATGTTTTGCTCCAGTGTGTGAAAATTAAGGCAGATAAGGCTGTGGAAATGGGGATTATTGATTTTGCTTATGATACTGCCGAGGAATCACAAGAAGCTGCTTTGAAATTGGCAGTGAAGTTGGGTTTTAACAAATGGAATGGTGGAGTTTATGCTGATATTAGGATGAATTCAATTCCTGAAATTTTGGGTTTGTTGCCAATTTCAAATCGGTTGTACCAGCCAAGTCTAAGCTTTGAAAACCAAATCTCTTTCCCTGCAACTACAGTCATTAGCAAGGCTCCGATACCAATTCCGACCGGTTTAGAAGTGTGTTAG